The genomic region aacgaccctggaaaaacaatcgtggtaacatttcaatcatcatagttactggttttgaaaaggtatgtggcaaaaatacccactctaatgcagtcaggctctttgcgagtgcatcatcccactgtcctatcagtgCGCTCATGTCTCCCCCTCtccggcccgagacagcccccttatatcctgcaccggattgagtggaaaagtacaggctagagtcgctgcacgcgtggccagcacatgcagcgagtctcaccaaactcatgatccagctttgctaacagcggctgtctgatacctgactacattgttgtaatcccttcttgttatcttcttctgtgaaggtcaggttctcatgggtatgcacatagtttttgcagcaacagtactgagtccCTTTTTCCCAacatgtatactgggtttggttcaactagtaattttccgtcgtgtctcacttggaccatcctctattatcccttacacatgcCACGCTGTGGTCCGTAGTTGGGACACCACGATATTCTACAACtcatacaagggtacgatgcaaagcggcatctacaactgatcgtataatgcttattaaacacagcaaacagcatactcaacataacagacaaatagacaaattccttccacacaggcaatgagtataatttgcttcaaccagccccacccccaagtccatccagcaaagagatttcacccagtggtctccacaagttgctggttcggtcacttagattcatacaacacagtcctttcaaatcttgacaaccatgtctgtgagctgaaagcaaaaaatcaatagcagctctgttttgcagcatcacatatcgaatactatctacatctagcaatacctcagaaatagctgtactagtagcattgttaaacttatccttggcagcaagagagtccttgttatcaaaaatccttggcagcaaaagagtccttgttagcaagagcgcatgcggactccctgttcttgctggtactgtgctttgatcttcttccacaacaggccaagattctcaagcagctggataaggtgtctgtgagtccattacaggcttatgtcatccaaatgtttttcttgccagcacccgagactgaataacaattggtgtgatatatgtgctttccagcacccaggtgcgagtcccttgagtgtatttacaatcctcctcgccgattttccattgctttcccatattccacccccttgctcaagagaccgcttctgctggggttcattttagtctcgcagggtataacacagagcaatctactaaggcatgcaataacatagacacatataggaaaaacccaaaaacatatctctatggtactgctttgaatcaggtgtcctatttctctttttctgatgctttctcatagcgcgtatggcatacttttgtgctaacgtggcacatttcccatctaattgttcctgtttgggtttttggttttgggggttttttcggttttttttttcttcttctttcttcttctttcttcttctcttttttctttttttgtctttttctttcttttttctttcttttttctttcttttttctttcttttttctttcttttttctttctttttttctttctttttttctttcttttttctttcttttttctttcttttttctttcttttttctttctttttttctttctttctttttttctttcttttttttttccctcccccatcacttacgactgacaatTCATCTTTAGCAACCCGGCTGGCAGGCCATCagcactctctccttttcttcctcttatcgtggcccaggtgctgtgcagctagggcttgtttacttatcccaCAGTTTGCCGCCAGGGAGAGCGATGAGATCTCCAGGGCTCGTTCCAGGTGCCGCATCTGCAGGTTTTTCGGCATCCACAGTTAACTACTGGCTGTCACTGGAGTCAAGGtccagaataatttttaatcttatggttcttctttttaatttcagaagtcTGTGAGAAGCTAGTAAAAATACTATTCttttgtttgggttattttttcccctgtttctgggGGCATAGACCTCTGCTTCAGGGGTCCATGAAAGATAACTAAGGAAAACAGGCTTGTTTTCAGTAGATTTAAGCCAGGTATGTGAGAAAATTGAGGTAGAGTTCTGATAGCTGAAAAGAGCAATTGGAAATGGAGACTTGAAGTATGAGAATAAGCTAATATTGGTAGTATGCAGCTGTTGGTCAGTTCTTACTTATTTAACTTAGGGtgtccaaggagaggaaggatttGGTAATTTTTGGTcagtagatttattttaaaatgaggaaaactaAAGGAAAATTTCAGTCATTATTTGATACCTTAATTATGTACCGGGTGCCTCTAATCAAAAGCTCTCACATGCTTCCTCGTAGTCCGCTGAACTGTAACACTTGCCAGAAAGCAGAATGGGATGTggaaactgtaaaaaaatatataaaaaatgaaacttccttacagatttttgcatttttttaatatctgacaCAACTGCAAAATATATTATCCTATTAATTTAAATAGTGGCtgttgtaataaatagaatcatgtttgttaatcaaatcaggctttcttaaaggctggtgaaaaattacaatgtttcgactcttcacatacttaaatcgcaggcatccagcgtgctatctggtgcactttgacacctcaaggcctaaatcacaggcatctggtgtgctttaacacttcattcaaagggaagagctaagttgtgagataagctgaaaagagtctccccaaggacactgataaagatgaggagccttcagcctcatgACCATCAGGAGgtgggacaagaccgaccccctagcaacacgtcgctcagacacagaatataccaggattgacacatatacaggaaccagaagagtatataatcagctactttcgggaagtgggtgtgcgccgttggcggagcaaagactccctggccgcccagcgctgttttgcttgctgtcgcttgcttaataaactaatttgattaattggactggttcctgtcaattattgggccacaatctataacaaatttggtgccatgactcggatagaggcaatttggctgtaaacctcacaGGGGGGGCGCCCTgctgagtaagcggcccctgttgggggtttttacacccaaaacctctaccgacgaactcgaaattcggcagcaagcaaataaaagccggcaaccccataaactttgtgcacgaagacccgaacgaagactcaggagtgagtaagtataggccggtgatccgtttggttggggttgggtatcctggagtgtgcctgtgtgagacgtccacttgaggaCGAAGCAAGTGGGGACCCTttagtagtgcggttcccatctcccgcgagggacagggccacgaacagggggaaaagattgtgtgtgtgtgtgaaggcactccggaagatgggacagaagaaaagcaagccttctgatcccatgggtgggtcggtgcctaaggttaggttaccccagataccgccagacagtccgttaggattaatgattaaatattgggatgattacccttctaggcagggtaaggataaagcaaaaatgatacgttattgtatggaagtttggggcgggaaacaaattagaagtgaccacctgtattggcccgtttttgcgtcctttgaagattggatatgccaggctttgcatatttatgttaattctaaggaaccctttagcctggaggagagtgaatatgcacacttgtggataaggtcagagacgagagtaaatctatatcacttgagagagaagaaacaggggggtaggaaaaaacccaatttgtagctaaatcatggacggacattagaaagaagctggagaaagtggaggattggcaggataggggtttggatgaattgttaagggaagcccagaaagtgtatgtccgcagggaggaggaaatacataagaaacaagccagaatgttggtagctgcagtcagagaagggcaaaggacgtcaacccctggaaaagggtttgaagctcaccagataagacaggagacccgaaaacctttaagagggagagaatggggaactgtggtttgtttttattgtggaggaaaagggcatgttaaaaaaggactgcagaaagagaatgatggatgagaaaatgttcaaagactaggggtgtcaggggctctatttgctgggaacccgagaaaaaaacaaaaacaaaacaaaaaaaacaaaaaccaaaaaaacaacagagcccttgataaaactagaagtgggtccccagcaacaagaaattgagttcctagtggactcgggagcagaaagatctaccgttcaaaaattgccccaaggatgtaaaatatcctcggcgactatacaggttattggagcaaaaggagaaccttttggaatacccgtaataaaggatgtgttttttgaaacccattctaaggtaggggtggggtccctgctactcatgcctgaagcagactataatttattgggccgagatttgatgattgaattaggaattggcttagaagtagaaaatgaaacactaaaaaaattaaactgtgtcccttacgagtaagagatgaagagaaaataaatcctgaagtctggtacaccccggaaacagtaggtaagttagatattgaacccttttcagtaacaataaggaacccagaaataccagtcaggataaaacaatacccccttcctagagaagggaggctaggtttgaaacctgagatccaaagattacttgaaaaggggttgctagaaccctgtatgtctccttttaatactcccatcctgcctgtaaaaaaagccggatggaaaatataggttagtacatgacttacgagaaattaaccagagaacaatagctagattcccggtgGTGGCGAATCCACACGccctcctgagtcaaatagggcccgataatcaatggtatagtgtaatagatctgaaggatgcattctgggcatgccctctcaaagaagattgccgagattactttgcttttgaatgggaagacccagataaccatcggaaacaacaattacggcagacggtattgccccaagggtttaccgaatctccgaacttgttcggacaagccttagaacaaatcctgaaggggtatgagttaagtgaaggagtcacactggtccaatatgtggatgatttgctcctagctggtgatagcgaagaaaaagtgaggcaggaaagtattaagttactaaattttttgagtttacaaggattgaaggtatcaaaatcaaaactacaatttgttgagaaagaagtaaaatatctgggacacagactaagcaagggaactaagaaattagaccccgaaagggtgaatggcatattgtcattaccggctcctagaactaaaagacaggttaggcaattattaggtctctttggctattgcaggcaatggattgagaactatagcaaaaaggtgaagttcctctataccaaattaactaaggatggattattgaaatggtcggaggatgatgataaacaattagaaacactaaaacctgatttagtaaatgccccagttttgagcctgccagatgtaaagaaaccattttatctatttatcaatgttgatgaagggaccgcatttggggtattagcacaagaatgggcaggaagaaagaaacctgtgggatacttatctaaactcctggaccctgtaagtaggggttggcctacctgccttcaagcggtagtagccgcagcccttttggtagaggaagcccataaaattacctttggaggagaattgagggtattatcacctcacaacatcaggggaattttgcaacaaaaagctgacaaatggataacagacgcccggctcctaaaatatgaaggcatcctaatctcctctcccaaactggaactcgaggtaacaagcgtgcagaatccagcacagtttttgtatggggagccgagtgacaaaataaatcatgattgtctttacaacattgaggagcaaacaaaaatcagaccagatttagatgaggaagaacttggagaaggagaaaagctatttgtagatggatcatcccgggtagttgaaggaaagagaaaatcaggcttTGCAATCgttgatggaaaaacatttagtgtaatagaatcaggacctctgagtcctagttggtctgcacaggcttgtgaactatatgctgtattgagagccttgcaacttttaaaaggtaaaattggaaccatatatacggattcaaaatatgcctttggcgtagtgcatacttttggaaaaatttgggaagaaaggggtttaataaattctcaaggaaaaggattaatacaccaggaattaataatccaggtcttacaagcattacgaggaccagcgggaatagccgtagtacatttaaaaggacaccaaaaaggattaagcccattagtcagaggaaacaatcttgctgatcaagaagcaaaaagagcggcattaatggtgatccagactaaaagaactcgggaggactgtataacttgtggaaaggaatcagacgaattcccatgttatgagtgttggaaggattttggaatcgatgcagtcccttgcagatgtctaatttatgatgaatgtgacaaccccaagtatagccattgccatctacacggaaaaattcactcaatcctgagttttacagtgcaggaaaaagataagctgactcagatgggaatcagggagacagaaaaaggaaagtggacactcccggatggccgggaagttctcccaaaacctctggctttgaaaatcatgcaaaaattccatgagaacacccattggggaactcaggcgttagtgggtcagtttgccacaaagtatatgtgcattggtgtatacaatatagcaaagagaatagttagcgaatgtatgacatgcaaaagggtcaataaacatcagttacaggaaaaagccctggggggaagggaactggctcacagaccatttgctaaaatccagctagacttcactgaacttccaaaggtgggacgatataaatacttattagtaatcatagaccacctaacccattttgtggaagctttcccgacagctagagccaccgctcaaaccgtagtgaagactttgctggaaaatataatccctaggtatggatccattgaggtaatacactctgataggggctcccattttgtttcaagaatagcaagggaagctctctcctctttggggacaaaatgggaatatcatactccctggcatccacaaagctcgggaaaggtagaaagagtaaatggggaaataaagaaacagctcacaaaattgatgttagaaactaagatgtcatgggtaaagtgcctccccttagcactattgaatataagaacacagccccgaactgatgtaggaatttccccctttgaaatgttatatgggatgccatacgatttagaaattccgcaggaccacccccaacttgaaaattcacaaattagaccttatataattcaactcatggctaggagagaaaagctgcggaataagggcttagtagtacagagaccccccttggatgtagccatgcataacataaagccaggagacaaagtgctaatcaaatcatggaaagagtccCCATTAACCCCCcgttgggaagggccctatctcgttttactcaccacagaaacagccatccggacagcagagagaggctggactcatgcgagccgcgtaaaaggaccattaaaagactattcttgggaagtgacaagcccgcctggagatctgaagattgccttcaggaggttgtaaatggacacacatataactgtggtacaagtgagcgactacagcatatcggtggggtacggttacggtgatacagggggcataagaatcaagtgtgacattctgagctgtaattgttatcctttttatttgttttatttgtaaagggtgtcgagaacggagggggacccattgccgttacgggataccccctcgaggggtttgccaaccttgtggggacaaagagcgtgagctcaccaaattggctctagacataaaaatatttaatggtgaaatccaggagcaatctagtgaatggcgggagatatttgcacggggtattaaacccgagtactattgctatcaccctagcgaacctgctccatttgtaattgacattattaaagtgtgttgtcgcaagacacttaaaggggttcagtgcgattcacctgaaatgcacagaagcaagagactaaaaattgcatttattctcctgaagactacccctgctgccgagaagatgatacccctcgtggctcgaagcaaccgagtcgacgagcgaggcagaggagtaaaaagctgtggagaacagaacccaaagagtgggactgtacaaagccactgggaggactgcctcagtgttaaccaagggaatcgcacgaaatgccccgggaggagtgatagcactgaaaaggactgggtaattggagtgagtgttcaaactaaacttattacccggccgggtttccacccttctcgccacactctaattttaattttattaaatcttgtaggtgtcttattgtttgcacagcaaggggggttgtgtgttgctctggatgaggaatgctgcgtatatgtagatcacactggagtagttagagacaccatgacaaaactacgagaaggattagaaaaaagaaagaaagaaagagaagcacagcaaagttggtatgaatcttggttcaattattccccatggatgactacgCTATTGTCTACCATCGCGGGACCTATGATActattaattttgggattaacatttggcccttgtatattgaacaaagtaattgaagttgtaaagggcagactggaagctgcccatttaatgcttctCAGGGCTAAATACGAGTCATTAGATAAGGaaccagcaatagaagaaacattagctttaagtcacgctgaactccaaagatttgatgaacaaaatggtaaataaaaaaaaaaaggggggattgtaataaatagaatcatgtttgttaatcaaatcaggctttcttaaaggctggtgaaaacttacactgtttcgactcttcacatacttaaatcgcaggcatccagcgtgctatctggtgcactttgacacctcaaggcctaaatcacaggcatctggtgtgctttaacacttcaaagggaagagctaagttgtgcgataagctgaaaagagtctccccaaggacactgataaagatgaggagccttcagcctcatgaccatcaggaggcgggacaagaccgaccccctagcaacacgtcgctcagacacagaatataccaggattgacacatatacaggaaccagaagagtatataatcagctactttcgggaagtgggtgtgcgccgttggcagAGCAAAGACTCCctggccgcccagcgctgttttgcttgctgccgcttgcttaataaactaatttgattaattggactggttcctgtcaattattgggccacaatctataacactGTCTCTGGTCTAATCtttacagaatggtagggtttggaagggacttctggagatcatctagtctaaaccccctgctaaagcaggttcacctagagcatgttgcacaggatcgtgtccaggcaggttttgaatctctgcagagaaggagactccactgcctctctgggcagcctgttccagtgctctgccaccctcaaagtaaagaagttttgcctcatgttcagacggaatttcctgcgttccagtttgtgcctgtttccccttgtcctgtccctgggcaccactgaaaagagtctgtccccatcctcttgacacctgccctttagatatttacaagcattgatgtAATTCTCCCTGTAGGAGACAGTAGCGATTCCCAGAAACAAAGACTGGGAGAAGCAGCCTGAGGGAAGCATGAACAATGGTGAGAGAGGAAATTTGGTAGAGATAAGGTGGCCTGGTTTGAGGCCCTCGGAGCCTTTCTGAGAAATATGTCAAACACAAGTACCCTGAAATGAAACTATAGCTACAGGGTGGATaatgtacaagagggacattgaagtgctggagcgtgtccagaggagagctaccaggctggtgaggggtctggagaccaagtcatatgaggagaggctgagggagctggtatgaggttcaacaaggccaagtgccgggtcctgcacttgggtcacaacaaccccatgcagcgctacaggattggggcagagtggctcgaaagcagcccggcagaaaaggacctgggggtgttggttgacagccggctgaatatgagccagcagtgtgcccaggtggccaagaaggccaacagcatcctggcctgtatcaggaatagtgtggtgagccggactagggaagcgatcatccccctgtactcggcactggtgaggccccacctcgagtactgcgttcagttttgggcccctcgctacaagagggacattgaggtgttggagcgtgtccagagaagggctacaaagctggtgaggggtctggaggacaaactttatgaagaacgactgagggagctggtgtttagcttggagaagaggaggctgaggggagaccttatcaccctctacaactacctgaaaggaggtcgtagagagatgggggctgacctcttctccctggtgacaagtgataggacgagaggaaacgggttcaagttatgtcaggggaggtttagactggatattaggaaacattttttcactgaaagggttattaaacgttggaataggctgcccagggaggtggtggattcaccatccctggaggtgtttaaaaaaagggtagatggggcacttagggacatggtttagaagtggcttttgtcagggtaggttaaaggttggacttgatgatcttaaaggtcccttccaacctcagcaattctatgattctatgtttagcttggagaagaggaggctgaggggagacctcattgccctctacaactacctgaaaggaggttggagagaggtgggtgttggcctcttctcccaggtgaataatgacaggaccagaggaaatggtctgaagttgtggcaggggaggtttagattagatatcaggaggaattactgtactgaaagagtggtcaggcactggaacggcctgcccagggaggtggttgagtcaccatccctagaggtatttaagaaacgtctagatttggcacttcagggcatgctctgaaggacagagattgtaggttgtttgggtttttttggtttggttttttttttgtgtgtgtgtgtatggttggactcgattatctcaaaggtcctttccaaccatgaagattctatgaatgTGGAGTCTGGATAATGCAGGCCTTCTGCTCAgggaactgataaggctaacacttgcTTATCTCTTGTGTGACTCATGCGGGAAGAAACTCACCTGAATAGCACAGGATGTGGCTGGAGGAGGAAGCCCTATGGAGACAGGATGGTTCTTCTCTGATGCAACTTGTGAAGCTTGTTAGTTCTCTGTTTTTGGGGCCATCGTGTCTGATGAATGACCTTTGTCTCATTATCCgcaaaatgcatattaaagttgacctccctgcatatgctaatgaagattatagagatcatgttaaacatatatgactgtagcactcatctctccaccaaaatcatgctacatgtcacctggggGGAGGGAGACAGACCTGAAACTGACACCATGGCAGTACAGCT from Larus michahellis chromosome W, bLarMic1.1, whole genome shotgun sequence harbors:
- the LOC141735608 gene encoding protein NYNRIN-like, which gives rise to MRSLQPHDHQEPDGKYRLVHDLREINQRTIARFPVVANPHALLSQIGPDNQWYSVIDLKDAFWACPLKEDCRDYFAFEWEDPDNHRKQQLRQTVLPQGFTESPNLFGQALEQILKGYELSEGVTLVQYVDDLLLAGDSEEKVRQESIKLLNFLSLQGLKVSKSKLQFVEKEVKYLGHRLSKGTKKLDPERVNGILSLPAPRTKRQVRQLLGLFGYCRQWIENYSKKVKFLYTKLTKDGLLKWSEDDDKQLETLKPDLVNAPVLSLPDVKKPFYLFINVDEGTAFGVLAQEWAGRKKPVGYLSKLLDPVSRGWPTCLQAVVAAALLVEEAHKITFGGELRVLSPHNIRGILQQKADKWITDARLLKYEGILISSPKLELEVTSVQNPAQFLYGEPSDKINHDCLYNIEEQTKIRPDLDEEELGEGEKLFVDGSSRVVEGKRKSGFAIVDGKTFSVIESGPLSPSWSAQACELYAVLRALQLLKGKIGTIYTDSKYAFGVVHTFGKIWEERGLINSQGKGLIHQELIIQVLQALRGPAGIAVVHLKGHQKGLSPLVRGNNLADQEAKRAALMVIQTKRTREDCITCGKESDEFPCYECWKDFGIDAVPCRCLIYDECDNPKYSHCHLHGKIHSILSFTVQEKDKLTQMGIRETEKGKWTLPDGREVLPKPLALKIMQKFHENTHWGTQALVGQFATKYMCIGVYNIAKRIVSECMTCKRVNKHQLQEKALGGRELAHRPFAKIQLDFTELPKVGRYKYLLVIIDHLTHFVEAFPTARATAQTVVKTLLENIIPRYGSIEVIHSDRGSHFVSRIAREALSSLGTKWEYHTPWHPQSSGKVERVNGEIKKQLTKLMLETKMSWVKCLPLALLNIRTQPRTDVGISPFEMLYGMPYDLEIPQDHPQLENSQIRPYIIQLMARREKLRNKGLVVQRPPLDVAMHNIKPGDKVLIKSWKESPLTPRWEGPYLVLLTTETAIRTAERGWTHASRVKGPLKDYSWEVTSPPGDLKIAFRRL